ATCTTAAAAAAACTTCGCGTGGCTTTAATGCTCCGTGATGATCAAATAGTTGAAATTTTAGAATTGGTAGATTTTAGAATTTCAAAATCAGAATTAGGCGCTTTTTTCAGAGCTGAAGATCATCCTAATTATACGGAATGCGGCGATCAGGTTTTGCGTAACTTTTTAAACGGACTGGTTATTCATTTGAGAGGAACGAAAGAAAATCCAAAGAATCCAAATGATGTTTTGGCGAAGCATAAAGCTGAAATTCCGAAGAAAGAAAATTTAAAAGACAGACCTGAGTTTAAAGCAAGTCCAAAAGATTCAGAAAGAGGAAGAGGGGATCAGGCTCCTTCTAAATCTGGAACTGCTAAAAAACCTAAAAAGAAAGAATTTCCAAAAGGTAATGGAAAACCATCTGTCGTAGAAAAAGTAGTTTACAAAAACGGTAAGAATAAGAAATAATCACGATGTTGATTTTATTAATCCCTTCGAATATTCGAAGGGATTTTTTTTATACAATCGAAAAATTGTAGAGACGCACAGCAGTGCGTCTGACGTCTCGGGAAACAACATTCTGTTAGATGCACTGCTGTGCATCTCTACGATATGCATGATGTAAAAGCAAAAAAAATCCATTCCGCAAGGAATGGATTTCTATATAAATTGAATTTCTTATATAATTAAGAAAGAGCAGCTTTAACCTGGTCAGCAGCTTCCTGGAATTGGACAGCTGATAAAATTGGCATACCAGAATTATCGATTAATTCTTTTGCAATTTCAGCATTTGTTCCTTGCAAACGAACAATGATTGGCACATTGATAGCGTCACCCATGTTTTTGTAAGCATCAACAACTCCCTGAGCAACACGGTCACAACGAACGATTCCTCCAAAGATGTTAATTAAGATGGCTTTTACGTTTGGATCTTTCAAGATGATTCTGAAAGCTGTTTCCACACGCTTAGCATCAGCAGTTCCTCCTACGTCAAGGAAGTTAGCAGGCTCAAAACCAGCATATTTAATTAAATCCATAGTTGCCATTGCAAGACCAGCTCCGTTTACCATACATCCTACAGTACCGTCAAGGTCAACATAGTTTAGACCAACTTCTTTAGCTTCAACTTCGATTGGGTTCTCCTCACGAATATCACGCATTTCAGCATATTTTGGTTGTCTGTACAAAGCGTTATCATCGATATTTACTTTAGCATCAACAGCCATAATTTTGTTGTCAGATGTTTTTAAAACCGGGTTGATTTCAAACATAGAAGCATCAGAACCGATGTAAGCATTGTATAATGCGTCGATGAATTTCACCATTTCTTTAAAAGCATTTCCAGAAAGACCTAAATTAAAAGCAATCCTTCTTGCCTGAAAACCTTGTAATCCAACAGAAGGATCTACCTCTTCAGTAAAAATTAAGTGTGGTGTGTGTTCAGCAACTTCTTCGATATCCATTCCACCTTCAGTAGAATACATGATCATGTTGCGACCTGTAGCTCTATTTAATAAAACAGAAACATAAAATTCAGAAGTTTCACTTTCACCAGGATAGTAAACATCTTCAGCTACTAAAACTTTGTTTACTTTTTTACCCTCAGCAGAAGTTTGAGGAGTAATTAATTGCATTCCGATAATTTGTCCTGCAATTTCTTCAACTTGTTGTAAATTTTTAGCTAGCTTAACTCCACCACCTTTTCCACGTCCACCCGCGTGAATTTGTGCTTTAATTACATGCCATCCTGTTCCGGTTTCAGCAGTTAATTGTTTTGCAGCAGCAACAGCTTCAACCGCATTGTTAGCTACAATTCCGCGTTGAATGCGTACTCCGTAACTCGCTAGAATTTCTTTTCCTTGATATTCGTGTATGTTCATAATATAGAATTTGTCTGGTTCTGAATTTATTTCAGAATAAAAGTGCGACAAAAGTAGCAAAATTGAACTAAAAACTAAAATCTTTTTTAATTAATAATAAACCAATCCCACTTTGTTAAATTAATTTATTTAAAGTCAAAAAAAGATTAAGCCAAAATATCTTTATTGTTAATTTTAAACCAATATATCGTTTTAGAATTAACATAAAAGCAACGTATTTTAAGAGCTAATTGTTGATTTTTCTTAATATAATTTAAAACGAATTGTGATTTTGGCAATTCACAATGGGTTCTATGATATTATTATCATTTAAGAACCCTTTTTCTAATATTCCTATAAAAATATAAGGCAAAGCATAATTTTGGTACATTATATTTAATGAAATCTTTATTTTTGTAAAAAAAAAATATCAAGAATGAAACTAAAAGAACAAGGCCTTTATTTGCCAGAATTCGAGCATGAAAACTGCGGAGCTGGTTTTATCTGCAATCTTAAAGGAGAAAAGACAAACCAAATTATTCATGACGCTCTTGAGATTCTAGTTAAGCTGGAACACAGAGGTGGAGTGAGTGCTGATGGAAAAACAGGGGATGGAGCTGGACTTTTAATTGATATTCCTCATGATTATTTCAAGAGGATATGTGATTTTGAATTGCCTGCTGCACGTGAGTATGCTGTTGGAATGGTATTTTTACCAAAAATTAAGAATCAATACGATTTTTGTAAAGAGGTTTTTGAAAAAGAAATTAAAGCACAGGGACTTTCTGTTTTAGGATGGAGAGAAGTACCGGTTGACTCTTCTCAACTTGGTGAAATCGCTTTAGCATCAGAGCCAACTATTGAACAAATCTTTATTGGGAAAAATGAGGCTATTGAAGATGCTGTTTTTAAAGCGAAATTATATGCAGCGCGTAAGATTACTGAGCATAGTATCAGGCATTCAAAAATATCCCAAAGCTCGTATTTTTATCTTCCAAGTTTATCAACTACGACTATAATATATAAAGGTATTATTATGCCTGAAGATATTGGTCCATATTATACTGATTTACAACAAACGGATTTAGTAACACGCTTGGCTTTAGTTCACCAGCGTTTTTCTACTAATACAATGCCTACCTGGGAATTGGCTCAGCCATTTAGATACATGTGTCAGAATGGGGAAATCAATACTTTACGTGGTAACGTGAGCAGAATGCGTGTTCGTGAGGAAATTATGAAAAGTGAGGTTTTCGGGCCACAAATCGATAAATTATTTCCAATCATTTTACCAGGAAAATCAGATTCAGCGTCTATGGATATGGTTGTGGAATTGTTAACACATACTGGAAGATCATTACCTGAAGTAATGATGATGATGATTCCTGAGGCATGGGAAAAACACAAAACAATGTCTCCTGAAAGAAAAGCATTCTATGAGTACAATGCTTGCATTATGGAGCCATGGGATGGCCCTGCTTCTGTACCGTTTTCAGATGGGGATTATGTTGGAGCATTGTTAGACCGTAACGGACTAAGACCTTCAAGATATACAGTTACCAAAAGCGGTAAATTAATAATGGCCTCTGAAATTGGAGTTGTTGAAGTACCAGCAGAAGACGTTGAAAGTCATGGTAGATTGGAACCTGGTAAAATGTTCCTTGTGGATATGAATGAAGGGCGTATCATCAATGATGAGGAAATAAAAAGCAAAATTGTTTCTGAAAGACCTTATCAGGAATGGTTAAACCAATACAGATTACACTTAAGAGATGTTCCTGAAACATCAGATGTTTGTCCGGTTGAAACTAGTGATCTGCCTACAAGAGAACGTCTTTTTAATTATACTTTAGAAGATATTCAGGATGTAATTACTCCTATGGCCCAAACAGGTAAAGAAGCATTGGGTTCAATGGGAATTGATACGCCTCTTGCGGTATTGTCAGACAGACCACAGCTGATTCCTAATTATTTCAAACAATTATTCGCTCAGGTAACGAATCCGCCTTTGGATGGTATCCGTGAAGAAATTGTTACGGATATTGCTTTGAATTTAGGTCAGGATCGTAATATTTTTGACATTACAAGTAAGCAATGCCGTAAATTAAGAATTCAGAATCCTGTTATTTCTAACGGTGACTTAGAAAAAATCAGAACAATTTCTATCGATAATTTCAAAGCAGAAACTTTTAAAATTTTATATCCTAAAGCTGAGGGTATGAATGGTTTGGAAAATGCTTTGGATGCTATTATCGTTCAAATTACAAAAGCTGTAGAAAGAGGTACAAATATTATTATTCTTTCTGACAGAGGAGTGAATAAAGAATTTGCACCAATTCCGGCTTTATTGGCTTGTTCATATGTAAATCATCAGATGAACCGTTTGCGTAAGCGTTCTTATTTTGATATTATCATGGAATCTGCAGAGCCTCGTGAGCCGCATCATTTTGCTACGTTATTCGGATACGGTGCAAGTGCAATCAATCCTTACATGGTAAATGAAATCATCCGCGTTCAGGTTCAGGAAGGATTTATTACCGGAATTTCAGAGCAAAAAGCGGTTGATAATTTCAATAAGGCGATTGGTTCAGGAATTTTGAAAATTATGAATAAAATCGGAATCTCAACTTTACATTCGTACAGAGGTTCTCAGATTTTTGAAATTGTTGGATTCAATTCTAAATTCGTTGAAAAATATTTCCCATACACCACTTCAAGAATTGAAGGTATTGGTTTATACGAAATTGAAAAAGAAATTACAGAGAGATATAAATATGCTTATCCTGATAAATTAATCTCCAGTAGATTAGGTTTAAATATTGGAGGAGAATACAGATGGAGACGTAACGGAGAAAGACACTTGTTTAATCCGACTACAATTGCAAAATTACAGCAGGCAGTTCGATTGAGTGATCAGGATAGTTATGATGTGTATTCAAATACAATCAACGATCAGGCTAAGAGTCTAATGACCATTCGTGGATTATTTGAATTTGATAATTTAAACCCGATTCCATTAGAAGAAGTAGAGCCTTGGACAGAAATTGTGAAACGCTTTAAAACGGGTGCAATGTCTTATGGATCGATTTCAAGAGAAGCACACGAAAATTTAGCCATTGCTATGAACCGTATTGGTGGAAAATCCAATTCAGGTGAAGGTGGGGAAGACAGAAAACGTTTTCAGCCAGACATCAATGGAGACAGCCGTAACTCGGCTATTAAACAGGTTGCTTCAGGACGTTTTGGGGTTACTTCCCATTACCTGACAAATGCAAAAGAAATTCAGATTAAAATGGCTCAGGGCGCTAAACCTGGAGAAGGTGGTCAGCTGCCTGGAGAAAAAGTATTGCCATGGATTGCAGAAGCACGTAACTCAACTCCTTTTGTAGGTTTGATTTCGCCTCCGCCACACCACGATATTTACTCTATTGAAGATTTGGCACAATTAATCTTCGACTTAAAAAATGCCAATAGAGAAGCCCGCATCAATGTGAAACTGGTTTCGGAAGTAGGAGTTGGAACAATTGCTGCCGGTGTTGCTAAAGCAAAAGCAGACGTTGTTTTGATTGCAGGTTATGACGGTGGAACAGGAGCTTCTCCTTTAACATCATTAAAACATGCAGGTCTTCCTTGGGAACTTGGATTAGCAGAAGCGCAGCAGACTTTGGTTTTGAACAATTTAAGGAGCAGAATCGTAGTTGAATGTGACGGTCAGTTAAAAACAGGTCGTGACGTTGCTATTGCGGCATTATTAGGAGCTGAGGAATTTGGTTTCGCAACTGCACCTCTTGTAGCTTCAGGCTGTATTATGATGCGTAAATGTCACCTGAATACTTGTCCTGTCGGAATTGCTACTCAGGATAAAGAGTTGCGTAAAAACTTCAAAGGAACTCCGGAGCACGTTATTAATTTCTTCTACTATGTTGCAGAAGAATTAAGAGGAATTATGGCTCAGTTAGGTTTCAGAACGTTAGCTGAAATGGTAGGTCAGACAGATAAAATCAATTCAAACAAAGCTATTGAGCATTACAAAGCGAAAGGATTAGATTTGTCTTCAATTTTACACAGACCAGATGCTTACAAAAAAATGCCGATCCGTAATACTGAAAAGCAGGATCATAATTTAGAGGGTGTGTTGGATTTCCAGATTCT
The Flavobacterium flavigenum genome window above contains:
- a CDS encoding DUF1456 family protein — encoded protein: MTNNDILKKLRVALMLRDDQIVEILELVDFRISKSELGAFFRAEDHPNYTECGDQVLRNFLNGLVIHLRGTKENPKNPNDVLAKHKAEIPKKENLKDRPEFKASPKDSERGRGDQAPSKSGTAKKPKKKEFPKGNGKPSVVEKVVYKNGKNKK
- the sucC gene encoding ADP-forming succinate--CoA ligase subunit beta — its product is MNIHEYQGKEILASYGVRIQRGIVANNAVEAVAAAKQLTAETGTGWHVIKAQIHAGGRGKGGGVKLAKNLQQVEEIAGQIIGMQLITPQTSAEGKKVNKVLVAEDVYYPGESETSEFYVSVLLNRATGRNMIMYSTEGGMDIEEVAEHTPHLIFTEEVDPSVGLQGFQARRIAFNLGLSGNAFKEMVKFIDALYNAYIGSDASMFEINPVLKTSDNKIMAVDAKVNIDDNALYRQPKYAEMRDIREENPIEVEAKEVGLNYVDLDGTVGCMVNGAGLAMATMDLIKYAGFEPANFLDVGGTADAKRVETAFRIILKDPNVKAILINIFGGIVRCDRVAQGVVDAYKNMGDAINVPIIVRLQGTNAEIAKELIDNSGMPILSAVQFQEAADQVKAALS
- the gltB gene encoding glutamate synthase large subunit translates to MKLKEQGLYLPEFEHENCGAGFICNLKGEKTNQIIHDALEILVKLEHRGGVSADGKTGDGAGLLIDIPHDYFKRICDFELPAAREYAVGMVFLPKIKNQYDFCKEVFEKEIKAQGLSVLGWREVPVDSSQLGEIALASEPTIEQIFIGKNEAIEDAVFKAKLYAARKITEHSIRHSKISQSSYFYLPSLSTTTIIYKGIIMPEDIGPYYTDLQQTDLVTRLALVHQRFSTNTMPTWELAQPFRYMCQNGEINTLRGNVSRMRVREEIMKSEVFGPQIDKLFPIILPGKSDSASMDMVVELLTHTGRSLPEVMMMMIPEAWEKHKTMSPERKAFYEYNACIMEPWDGPASVPFSDGDYVGALLDRNGLRPSRYTVTKSGKLIMASEIGVVEVPAEDVESHGRLEPGKMFLVDMNEGRIINDEEIKSKIVSERPYQEWLNQYRLHLRDVPETSDVCPVETSDLPTRERLFNYTLEDIQDVITPMAQTGKEALGSMGIDTPLAVLSDRPQLIPNYFKQLFAQVTNPPLDGIREEIVTDIALNLGQDRNIFDITSKQCRKLRIQNPVISNGDLEKIRTISIDNFKAETFKILYPKAEGMNGLENALDAIIVQITKAVERGTNIIILSDRGVNKEFAPIPALLACSYVNHQMNRLRKRSYFDIIMESAEPREPHHFATLFGYGASAINPYMVNEIIRVQVQEGFITGISEQKAVDNFNKAIGSGILKIMNKIGISTLHSYRGSQIFEIVGFNSKFVEKYFPYTTSRIEGIGLYEIEKEITERYKYAYPDKLISSRLGLNIGGEYRWRRNGERHLFNPTTIAKLQQAVRLSDQDSYDVYSNTINDQAKSLMTIRGLFEFDNLNPIPLEEVEPWTEIVKRFKTGAMSYGSISREAHENLAIAMNRIGGKSNSGEGGEDRKRFQPDINGDSRNSAIKQVASGRFGVTSHYLTNAKEIQIKMAQGAKPGEGGQLPGEKVLPWIAEARNSTPFVGLISPPPHHDIYSIEDLAQLIFDLKNANREARINVKLVSEVGVGTIAAGVAKAKADVVLIAGYDGGTGASPLTSLKHAGLPWELGLAEAQQTLVLNNLRSRIVVECDGQLKTGRDVAIAALLGAEEFGFATAPLVASGCIMMRKCHLNTCPVGIATQDKELRKNFKGTPEHVINFFYYVAEELRGIMAQLGFRTLAEMVGQTDKINSNKAIEHYKAKGLDLSSILHRPDAYKKMPIRNTEKQDHNLEGVLDFQILRDSHRALYRKEKMTLAYPINNINRSVGAIVSNEISKIYGHLGLPEDTLNVNFTGSAGQSLGAFSAHGLTFTVEGNTNDYLGKGLSGAKLIIKKPAKATFVAENNIIVGNVCLFGAIEGEAYINGIAGERFAVRNSGAIAVVEGVGDHGCEYMTGGKVVVLGNTGRNFAAGMSGGIAYVYDPEHKFKNGLCNTETIEFETVEGDDADDLRNLIERHVQYTNSTRGTALLNDWAGSLDNFVKVMPTEYKKALKRLETEEQMVEELTA